In the Balaenoptera musculus isolate JJ_BM4_2016_0621 chromosome 20, mBalMus1.pri.v3, whole genome shotgun sequence genome, CAGGAGGGGGAGCGTTACAACCCCAACTTCAACCCCATCACAGAGATGCTGAGGCAGTGGTCGGTGCAGGCCCCAGGGGAGCCAGAACCTGAGCCGACAGGCGAGGAGCTGTGGGAGCAGGAGATGGAGCGGCTGTGCTCCTCCCAGGAACCTGTGCGGGTGCTGCCCTACGCCATGGTGGACAAGCGCTTCATCCGGTGGGTGCCTGAGCACCCTGCCGAACACAGCGGAGGAggagcagtgggggtggggagaggatgcACCTGTTGGATGGGGGGTGGAAATCACCAGCAATGGGAAGACTCCCTGGCCCAGGGCGCTGCTCTGCCTGGCCAGGTGGGCATGCTGGGTGACTCAGGGACCCCTCCCATCACCACCCCATCCCAGGCAGCTGCGGGAGCCCGAAGGGGTGAAGACCTCGTGCTGGCAGCAGTGGCATCACAGGCAGCAGACTGCACGACGGCGCCTGGGGGAGGCAGCACGGCGGCTGGCCCGGGGCTGTGGGCTCTGGGAGGGGGCTCTCTACGAGATCGGGGGTAGGACCTGAACCAcaatccccacctcctgcctcccctctctGGAGTCTCAATGTCTAGTTTAGAAACCAGAGGAGGGCATTATCCCCCTTGCCAttgctcccctccacccccaccaacCCACCCCGCCTTCCCCACACatccccctctgcccccagagccACCCTTCAAACCTTGATGGATGATGGCACCCCTGGTGGCTGTTAGAGGTACTGCCaggccagcctccagaactggccATTAAACTGAGGTCCCTGTGAGGCTGGTCACCCACACCCCACAGCCCTCAGGTTATCAGCTGGGCCCACGGCTCGGCGCCTCCTGACCCACCTGCTGTTCCCCACAGGCCTCTTTGGCACCGGAATCCAGTCTTACTTCACCTTTCTTCGCTTCCTGCTGCTGCTTAACCTGCTGACCCTACTTCTGACCACCAGCTTCGTCCTGCTGCCCCTGACCTGGCTCCGCCCTCCTGACAGAGGACCTGCTCTGAACTTCAGTGAGTGCCTGGCCCACGGAGGGAACAGTGCCCCCCGAGCCCACCTGAACCCTGGGCGGCCTGGTCCACTGGGACAGCCCCAACCCTCTGTGTCCAAACCCTGGGCATCGTCCTGCTTGGGTCCAGCCCTGAGGCTCTACTCGATCTCGCCTTTTGCATGACAGGCCTCCTGACATGCCCTCAGGACCCTGCTCAGGCCTCCTGAGATTGGAGGCTATGGAGTGGGAGGGGCAGAGTCTCACCTATGCCTTGGGGACCCTTCCCTATTGGACCCCTCTCCCTCCTCGACAGCCTTCCAGTGTCCTGGTGGCCACCAACCCCAGACTGGTGTTCCCAAGTTCAACAATCTACTTTGGAATGTTTTAACCAGCAGGGTGAGTGGGTCTGTCCTGGCTATGgaccagggaggctgggggacaTGGTGATCTAGTTTCAGGGAACCCCAGTCTAAGAGGACCCTCACCCCTCCAAGGGCACTTTGGCTTCTAGGGAGACAGTCCTCCACAGACAGGCTGGCTGGGTCAGCAGTGGGGTCAGAGAGAGGCTGAGGCCACTGTGCACAGCCCAGGCCCATGGACGTGTGCCCACGGCCCTCAGAgcccagctggggtgggggttTGAAGGACAAGAAGGGAAAAGTGTCCAGGATTCTGGGATAAGCACCACCCTACCCTCATTCCTGGAAGCCACTGGGTGGTTACGGCGCGGGCTCCCGTGTTCCAGTCCTGGCTCTTCTTCCAAACTGTGTGTCCTTAGGCAAGTTGCCTAACCCTTCTGagcctctgtgaaatggggatactCGTATTCCCTACCTGATGGGGTTACTGTGAGAGCTAATGTGTTAACAGCAAGAAAACACTTAGCACACAGCCTGGCTCAGCTGTCATCGTCTGACCTCCCCAGGCCTTCAACAACACCTTTCTCTTTTACGGCGCGTACCGAGCGGGGCCTGAGAGCAGCTCAGTATACAGCATCCGCCTGGCCTACTTCCTGAGCCCACTGGCCTGCCTGCTCCTCTGCTTCTGTGGGATTCTACAGCGGTGAGAGCAgagcccctgcctccacccctttCCAGGGGGGTCTTCCCTGATCACCCCTCCTTGGCGTGGTACCCCCAAGCTGGCAGGGAGTCCCTGCCAGTGGAGGTTCCAGGGCCGGAACTCTGCATCCCCAGCTGCAGACCTCAGGAGCGGGGCCCCCGCTCctgtgtccccacccccccacccaggcCGAGGCCAAAGGCTGCACCTACGGCTGCCTGGGGCTTCCCACCCCAGATCAGAGCCAAGCCAAGGCTGAGCCctggcctcctgccccctccaggaTGGTGAAGGGGCTGCCGCAGAAGATGTTCCTGGGCCAGGACTACAGGTCGCCTCTCAGCGCCAAGGTCTTCTCTTCCTGGGACTTCCGCATCCAGGGGCAGGAGGCAGCCACCATCAAGAAGCATGAGATCAGCCACGAGTTCAAGGTGTGTGAGGACGTGCGTGAGTGTGCGTGAGTGTGAGACGGGAGTGTGCGTGAGTGTGAGATGGGAGTGTGCATGAGTGTGAGACGGGAGTGTGCGTGAGTGTGAGATGGGAGTGTGCGTGAGTGTGAGATGGGAGTGTGCGTGAGTGTGAGATGGGAGTGTGCGGGAGTGTGAGAGCACGTGGGactgtgtgtgtgagcgtgtggcTTGAGTGTGGgagcgtgtctgtgtgtgtgtgtgcacacacggtTTTCCAGCTGGAGGCGGGGGCTGTGCCGTGTCTGGGTGTGAGCGCTCACCTGCACGGCACTCTGGGGGTGCTCTAGATAAAACCAGCCCGTCTGTCCCCGCCTCAGCGTCACCCCAACCTTGCCTAGAGCCTGGCAGCCTTTCTCCCCACGCACACCGACCTGGGGCTGTTTGCCAGCCCCCTCGCCTTACACCTGGGCCAGCCCTAACccgcctctgcccctgcccctgcccccatgacaggtggagctggaggaggggcGTCACTTGCTGATGGTGCAGCATCAGACCCGGGTTCAGAGGGCCTGCCACCTGCTCACCTACCTGCGGGTCAACATCCTCATCGGGCTCCTGGTGGTTGGGGCCATCAGTGCTATCTTCTGGGCCACCAAGTACTCGCAGGACAACAAGGAGGTGCCAGGCAACTGACATGCATTTATTTAATCCTGGCCAGACCTGGGGGAGGAGACGGGATGGTCCcactttgcagaagaggaaaccgaggctcacagaggttaaagcaatttgcccaaggtcataaccAAGTCAGACAGGCTCTACCTGTGGATATCCCCCTGCTGCCATGCTGCCACTGGGAATAATCCGTGGGCTTCCAGATTCCGGGCCTGCACCAGAGTTACACTTGAGGGGGTCGTAGGGGATGGGGGAGCCGCTGGGGGCCCTCCAGCCCGTGGCACCCCCTTATCCGCTTCTCCCCACAGGAGTCCCTGTTTCTGCTGCTCCAGTACCTGCCCCCTGGGGTCATCGCCCTGGTCAACTTTCTGGGTCCCCTGCTGTTTGTTTTCCTGGTCCAGCTGGAAAACTACCCTCCCAACACTGAGGTCAACCTCACCCTTATCTGGTGAGTGACACCTGGGGGGTGACAGGTGGGACGGAGTGTGGAGGGCATTGAAGGGCTGTGTCCTGCCGCCCATCTTGGTTATCACCTGGCACCAGGGGTCCCGTGCAAGGGAAGGCAGGCAGCTGCTCCCACACACAGTCTGGGGGGCCCCGGGCTAAGGTTCTCCAGTCCCCACCATCCAAAGCAAGCCAGTGACTGTTTTTGCCAGGGGACGTTGGGTACCACAATCACCCACCTAGGAACACAGCTCCCTCCCATGTGCCCCGAGGGTTTACACCCCTCACCTTGATATCCTCACGTGACCTGTGAAGTTGGGACCATCCTCATTGCCACTGggtagatgaggacactgaggtctGAATGGGTCAAGCGACGTGGCCAAGGGAGGCTCCCCATGCCTGCTGGGTGCAGGTTCAAACTCAAGCCCTCCTCCGCCCCCAGGCTCTGCTCTGTCTCCTCTGCCAGGACTCGGGTCCTGCCTTGGACCCACCCACCCGCAggaccccacacacacaccagctccAGCCCAGGTTCTCTTTCCGTCTGCCACCCACCCCTCACTTGGCAGGGCCTGCttttccttgggcttccctggcacGGAAGCTGTCCGGAGCCCATTTTGCGTCCCTCCGAGGCAGATTGTGTTTggtttgaaattttatttttggaatggGTAATAGCACGTgcacatggtaaaaaaaaaacaattcaaaatgcTCAAAaggatgaaagataaaaataagcccccacccacccctgccttcCTCAACACAAGAACCACTGTTCCCAGCCAGGCTCCGGCCATGCATCTGCCTTGAAAGTCCACacttcatgggacttccctggcggtccagtggttaagactccatgcttccaatgcagggggcaagggttcgatccctggtcggggcactaagatcccacatgccgcggagtgtggacaaaaagtaaaaaaaaaaaaagaaagtccacaCTTTGATATAATGTGCAGGCAGTCGTTTTGGGTTAGGCCACCCTGCCTGTGTGATCCAGTTACATATTATTCAGGAGTATGCATGCACGTGTTTGTGATATATGGACAGTGTAAATGGACTAGGGCATTAATAGTCCTTAGAAGAAAGATCTCACCTGCGTTAATGATATAAAAGCACGTATGTGCCTGTGAATCTCCAAGCTGGATGTGAGGGGAGGATGGCTGGACTGTGCCGTGTTTCCCAAACTGATGTAAAGAGAACCTTTCTCCTGTGAATCATCTGGAGACCAAGATTCTAGGGAACGCACTTCGGGAAACATCGCCACGGATGGAGCAGTTTGGAAGGAGGCTGGGCTCTGGGTTTAGAGGGGGCTGGGCCCGGGAGAGACTTGAGCTCATGCAGATGTCAGCCACACCTGTGTCCCGAGTAGATGTGCCATGTACCTGGGCTCCTCTCCTGACAcagtccccgccccctcccctaaCCCCCAGGTGTGTGGTGCTGAAGCTGGCCAGCCTGGGAATGTTCTGCTTCTCGCTGGGCCAGACTGTGCTGTGCATCGGCAGAAACAAGACCAGCTGTGAGTCCTACGGCTACAACGCATGTGACTACCAGGTGGCCGGTGACTCCATCAGGGCCTGTCCCTCCTGTCCTCTGCAAAGCCCCACCTCTTTGATCTCCTCGTCCTTCTCAGGGTCTCACCTTTGTGAGAGGCTGTGGGCAGAGTTGCCCACCCAGCAGTCACCTCCAGGGGGCGCCATTCACATCACATTCTGCACTGTGCAGAGAGGCAGCCCAGACTGTGGGCTTTGTCTGCTCAAATCTTACTCCAGGCCTGGGTTTTAGCTTAGCAATCACATCAGCCTCCAGGCAAGGCTCCCAGACCACAGAGTCCCCCAGCGGGTGGGTGAGGGGCGGTTGGGGACCGAGGGTAGTGACAGATGCCCCCTCTGACCAGTGCTGGGAGGACTCGGTGGGGGAGGAGCTGTACAAACTCAGCATCTTCAACTTCCTCCTCATGGTGGCCTTCACCTTCCTTGTCAGCCTGCCTAGGAGGTGAGCCTCGTGGGGACACTACGGGGGTGGAGTGGGCGTGTCTGGGCGTGGCCAGTGGCCACAGCCAGGGATGAGCAGTTCTACAGCATGTTTCCGTGTGAGTGTGTTATGGTCCACAGCCAGGACCCACAAGGTCCACACACTTCTGGGTGGTGGGTACCTggacactcccctcccccaggctgctgGTGGAGCGGTTCTCGGGCCGGTTCTGGGCCTGGCTGGACCGGGAGGAGTTCCTGCTGCCCAAGAACGTGCTGGACATCGTGGAGGGACAGACGGTCACCTGGATGGGCCTCTTCTACTGCCCCCTGCTGCCCCTGCTCAACAGCATCTTCATCTTCCTCACCTTCTACATCAAGAAGGTGAGGgctcaggggctgggagggagcagggccGCACCTGTGTGGGCACCTCGAGCGGCAACAGCAGAGcagccctcacctcctgctgctgCCCCGCCGGGCACCTCCCATCTGCACACTGCGCTGACCGCCCCCTGTGTCCTTGCTCGCTCCCTAGTACACCCTGCTGAGGAACTCCAGGGCGTCCCCTCGGCCATTCCGCGCCTCCAGCTCCATCTTCTTCTTCCAGCTGGTGCTCATCCTGGGCCTGCTCCTGGCCGCTGCGCCCCTGGGCTATGTGGTCAGCAGGTGAGGGGAGCAGAGGGGCTGAGGCTGCCGGGCCGGCAGCTCCTCACCCGAGCACTGACACCGGCCCTCCTCTGGCGGTCTCTCCCCAGCATCCGCTCCTCCTGGGACTGTGGCCTCTTCACCAACTACTCAGCCCCCTGGCAGGTGGTCCCAGAGCTGGTGGCCCTCCGGCTCCCACCCCCTAGCCAGCGCATCCTGCACTACCTGGGCTCCCACGCCTTCAGCTTCCCCCTCCTCATCCTGCTCAGGTGCCTTTCAGGGCAGCAGGGGCCGAGGGAGGGGGCACCCCCAGCCAGTCTCATGGGATCTGGGGGCCAGACAAGGAGAGCCCAAGGTCGCAGGGAGCCAGGGTCCCAAGGGCAGGTGGCCTGGGGGTTGCCCTGTGCCCCTGGGCAGCCCCCTCAGGCCCTCACCTGTAAAGCGGGCACTTTAAGTGACCACTGGGGAAGCATGTTGCCTGGTGCAGACACGCTGTGAGCCTGCCGCGGTTGTTACTCTTACTGCCATTTAGAGGAGAGGGGCTGAGCGACcagtgggaggaaggagaggagagagaaagcgGTGTCTAGGAACCTGGAAGAGAGAAGACCCCGGGAGGTGGAAGAGAGAAGACCCCGGGAGGTGGTTTTTAAGAGACTGGGGTAGGGAAGGAGGAAGTAGGGGGCTGACTGACCTTGCATCCCCGTCTATCCAAAGCCTTGTCCTGACCGTGTGCGTCTCCCAGTCCCAGGCCAGCGCGAGGGCCATCCGGGGGCTCCGGAAGCAACTGGTGTGGGTGAGTGTCCGCCGGACTGGGGAGGGGTCACGGACTGCGGGCAAGACCCTGTCGGGAGTGTGGCCTCAGGCCGCGGATAAAAGCggggaaggtggagggagagaaCCGGTGCCTCCGGCCGGGAGCCGCGCAACAGGAGTGTGGCTTTAGGCTTGGGGACCCGGTTTAATGGATGGGAGTGTGGGCTTGGGCTGAGGTAGGAGGTGAAACTCTCGTGGGGGCGTGGTCTCTGGCCAGGCTGGGGCGGGACCTGATGGGGCGTGGCCTTGGGCTGGGGCGGGATCTGGAGGGGCGCGGTCTATGGCCCGGCGGGGCGGGGTCTAGGGATAGGGCGGGAGATTGGTGGGGCGGGGCCGTagcgggggcggggaaggggaaactctggtggggcggggcctcggaGCTGCCACTGCGAGGCCGGCCGCTTCTCCAGCGGCCACTGGTGAGAGGAGGCGCCGCTCGTAAACCGGCCGCTCGCTCCCCGCTTCCGCCCCAGCAAGTGCAGGAGAAGTGGCACCTGGTGGATGACCTGTCGCGGCTGCTGCCGGAGCCGGGCTCCGGCGACTCTCTGGGGCCTGAGTCCCCTCACTCCCGAGGTTCGCGCCCGAGATCCTTGTGCCCCGGATTCCCGTGCCCGGGCTCCCCAGGACCCAGGCACCCCCGGCCGGAACCCTCCCTTGAGGATCCCGCCGGGTTGCGCGGTGTCCCGGTCCCCGCCCGTAGATGCCGCTTCCCCAGCGGTTCGGAGCTGTAGCACCGACCCCCACCACTGCCCGAAGCTTCCCCAGGGCCCCGTGTGCAGCTCCCCACTTCCTGCCCCCTCGCCCCACGCTCGTGACCCCTGGTGACCACCGCCTCTCTCAGTGGGCCCTCCAGCAGGGTGCCCCAAGGTGGGATGCATACACCTAGGGGCatcaagaagaaaatatgggaacttgtatttatatttttatctcaatccttaaaagtttctatttttgttgaATGGTTTATAATATGCATAATATGTTAGTATAGTAACCCATGAATGCAGTTTATAAATACACATCCATTGGCAGTGCTCAGGAATTGTTTACCCTGGGTAGTACCATTATAAAAGTCCAGAGACCTCCACCTGCGGGAAGGGGAAGGCCTGGCCGCAGTGAGAGCAAACAGTGGGGGCTTACTGTGCTCTGACTGCAGGCACCCTCCACAACCTCCTGTAGTTCCTCCTTCACGTGTGAGACCATTGAGACCCACAGACGTTATGAGTCAGCAGGGGGCAGAGCTCAGATCTGCCCTGCATCATGAGACACGCCGAGTGTGGGCCCCGGGAGGTAGCGGAGCCCGCTGCCCAAGAAGGCAGGGCTGCGTCCAAGATTCCCAAGCCTCCGGTGCCGAGGCTGCAGAGGTTCTCAATCTGTGGTGCTCAGCCTCGGAGAACTCCTGAGAAGCCCCGTCAGATGCTGGCCCTGTGCCAGCGATTCTGACGCGATTGATCCAGGTGCAGCCAGCAGCCAGGCATCGGGACTTTctaaagctcccaggtgactctCACCGGCAGCCAGGGTTGAGGATTGCTGGCCTAAAGAGCCGTCAGGAGGGAAGGTCAGGAGAAACCCCAGGACGTGCTTGACAAGGCTCTACTTCCAGCAGCAGGAGGCCAGCGCCTGGCTGGATTCCCAGCCTGGACATGGCATCTGGGCAGCTCTGGCCCGGCGCCCTCAGTCCAGGGGCTTCACGTGGTCACTGGAGTCTTGGCTGGCTCAGCTCCTCCTATCGCTGTCCCTCTCTGTCACTCACCCAGCATCACATGACCCATCCGCCTGTCAACAAGTGCTGGGCCCTGTTCTGGGGCTGGTGATGAGGCTGCGGGAGACACGGGGAGCTACGTGCTCAGCTTGGGAAGGGCACCAGCCTGGCCCCAAAGAAAGTGACACACGTTGTTAATTAGCAGCTTAAGGTCAACGTGTGGTCCCCGACCAGCAGCaccaacatcacctgggaacttgttagaaaagccagttctcaggccccaccccacctcctctaAGGGTGGAGCCCAGCGCTGTGGTTTAATGAGCCCCCGGGGGTGATGCTGTTGGGTGCGAAGCGGGAGAACCTGCAGCGCTGAGGCATCCAGGTCCTTCTCATCACCTTCACGTGCCTTCAGAGAACCCGCCAAGTGCATCACCGGGTGTGAGGGGCACGAGCTTTGGGACCTTGAGGAACTCAAACTCGGGGCCTCAGTTTGCTTGACCAAAACCTGGGGATGACACCACCCTCCTCTGCGTGGTTGTGAGAACTGAATGAGCAGTTacttacatagtgtccttcctggGAGAGCAGTTGAGGCCCTATTACAACATGGTCATTGGCCTAAAGGAGCAAAGTGGGAGAGATGGGAAGGGGCCCTGATGGCCCTGTGACCGTGCCCGCCCAGCGAGGCAACCTGGGGCTCAGGGGGGAGCCATCACAGTCAGCAGGAGGGTTTCGTGGAATGGGCGACTAGCGgggccttgggggagggaggactcAGGCAGGAGATGAAGGCAGAGGAACGGCCTGAGCCAAGGTGTAGAGACGGGCTGGGCGGCCCTGAGCTGCGGAAACTGGGACTCTGAGGGCTCTAGACTGGGCTGTGGGGCCCACGAGGACAACCAGAGTGAAGGCGGAACCAGCACACCTATGGCTGGGCTTGGAGAGCCCCGGGGTCAGGTAACGTTGAGCCTCTACCAGTAGCAAAGAAGACACACGTGGGCAGGGAGAGGCCCCTGGGGTTATTGCAGTAAGTGAAGCCAGGGCCTCACCAGGTGCAAGAGCCCAGTGCAGGTGCGGGAGGGCAGGAGCCCCAGTGCCTCCACCTTGGGGTGGAGGGGTCCCGgactccccacccagccctgagAGGGCTCCCAGCTACTCTGACCAAGGCAGCCCAGCACAGATTCCCACCCAGGGGACCCTCCCAGGAAAGTGACACAAGGAGGTGCTGGTAAGGCCATTTATCATAGAGGAGACTGGCCCTCGGTGGGCAGAAATCATGAAATGTCAGTCTAGTGGGTGACAGGAGAGCTTTGAGAACACCCTGACTCCGCTCCATCTAGGTGACCTGGGCTCACCTGGGGCAACCTACTCAGTGCTGTCacacctgcagcctgtggagaAGAGGCGCAGAACAGCCCAGAGAAACAGCCCTCATCTGATGGGGCACACAGGTGATGGCTGGAGAGGGGTAGCCGGGGTGAGGCAGGAAAGATGCCCCCGGTCCCACCAAGGCCTGGGGGAACTGTCCCTCGAGTCCACCCACCGTTCTCTGCTCTGACTCTGGCTCCCCAGACACACCGATAAAAGGGGGAGGCTTCTCATGAGCTGCCTCAGCTCGAATCAGAAGCCCTGAGCACAACGTAGAGGAAAAACCTCGAGCTTCTGGGACTTCAGGCAACAGATTGCCCGCAGCTGCGGGGACCCATCTGACTGCCTTCAGTCGTCAATTCCTTCCACGCACCCCTCCCGGCAGAGTGAGAACAGACTTTCTGGAAGGGAATTTCGCTAGGAAAACTAAGAGAAGATTAGCTTTTGCCCAAATGCAGAGAGGTAGGTGGGTCCCCAGAGCACATCCCCAGGGGTACGAGTCAGGACTCTGGGTGGCGAGGGACAGATGCTGATTCTTGCCCACTGAGGAGAAGGGACCACCGAGGTGACAGACAAAGCTTAGTCCTCCGGGGAGCTCCAGGACACTGTGCCCAGGCTTGGGCAGGGTCATCCCACCAGACCAGCTTCCCAACACGCCCAGGCCTCATTGGGTGCCCCTGAGCCGGGCCTAGgggccccagggcagggctgtAACTGGCCT is a window encoding:
- the TMC8 gene encoding transmembrane channel-like protein 8 isoform X1 produces the protein MPATCLLGAKTVRLTQQPPHIPSQEGERYNPNFNPITEMLRQWSVQAPGEPEPEPTGEELWEQEMERLCSSQEPVRVLPYAMVDKRFIRQLREPEGVKTSCWQQWHHRQQTARRRLGEAARRLARGCGLWEGALYEIGGLFGTGIQSYFTFLRFLLLLNLLTLLLTTSFVLLPLTWLRPPDRGPALNFTFQCPGGHQPQTGVPKFNNLLWNVLTSRAFNNTFLFYGAYRAGPESSSVYSIRLAYFLSPLACLLLCFCGILQRMVKGLPQKMFLGQDYRSPLSAKVFSSWDFRIQGQEAATIKKHEISHEFKVELEEGRHLLMVQHQTRVQRACHLLTYLRVNILIGLLVVGAISAIFWATKYSQDNKEESLFLLLQYLPPGVIALVNFLGPLLFVFLVQLENYPPNTEVNLTLIWCVVLKLASLGMFCFSLGQTVLCIGRNKTSCESYGYNACDYQCWEDSVGEELYKLSIFNFLLMVAFTFLVSLPRRLLVERFSGRFWAWLDREEFLLPKNVLDIVEGQTVTWMGLFYCPLLPLLNSIFIFLTFYIKKYTLLRNSRASPRPFRASSSIFFFQLVLILGLLLAAAPLGYVVSSIRSSWDCGLFTNYSAPWQVVPELVALRLPPPSQRILHYLGSHAFSFPLLILLSLVLTVCVSQSQASARAIRGLRKQLVWQVQEKWHLVDDLSRLLPEPGSGDSLGPESPHSRGSRPRSLCPGFPCPGSPGPRHPRPEPSLEDPAGLRGVPVPARRCRFPSGSEL
- the TMC8 gene encoding transmembrane channel-like protein 8 isoform X2, coding for MPATCLLGAKTVRLTQQPPHIPSQEGERYNPNFNPITEMLRQWSVQAPGEPEPEPTGEELWEQEMERLCSSQEPVRVLPYAMVDKRFIRQLREPEGVKTSCWQQWHHRQQTARRRLGEAARRLARGCGLWEGALYEIGGLFGTGIQSYFTFLRFLLLLNLLTLLLTTSFVLLPLTWLRPPDRGPALNFTFQCPGGHQPQTGVPKFNNLLWNVLTSRAFNNTFLFYGAYRAGPESSSVYSIRLAYFLSPLACLLLCFCGILQRMVKGLPQKMFLGQDYRSPLSAKVFSSWDFRIQGQEAATIKKHEISHEFKVELEEGRHLLMVQHQTRVQRACHLLTYLRVNILIGLLVVGAISAIFWATKYSQDNKEESLFLLLQYLPPGVIALVNFLGPLLFVFLVQLENYPPNTEVNLTLIWCVVLKLASLGMFCFSLGQTVLCIGRNKTSCESYGYNACDYQCWEDSVGEELYKLSIFNFLLMVAFTFLVSLPRRLLVERFSGRFWAWLDREEFLLPKNVLDIVEGQTVTWMGLFYCPLLPLLNSIFIFLTFYIKKLVLILGLLLAAAPLGYVVSSIRSSWDCGLFTNYSAPWQVVPELVALRLPPPSQRILHYLGSHAFSFPLLILLSLVLTVCVSQSQASARAIRGLRKQLVWQVQEKWHLVDDLSRLLPEPGSGDSLGPESPHSRGSRPRSLCPGFPCPGSPGPRHPRPEPSLEDPAGLRGVPVPARRCRFPSGSEL
- the TMC8 gene encoding transmembrane channel-like protein 8 isoform X4, with the translated sequence MPATCLLGAKTVRLTQQPPHIPSQEGERYNPNFNPITEMLRQWSVQAPGEPEPEPTGEELWEQEMERLCSSQEPVRVLPYAMVDKRFIRFVLLPLTWLRPPDRGPALNFTFQCPGGHQPQTGVPKFNNLLWNVLTSRAFNNTFLFYGAYRAGPESSSVYSIRLAYFLSPLACLLLCFCGILQRMVKGLPQKMFLGQDYRSPLSAKVFSSWDFRIQGQEAATIKKHEISHEFKVELEEGRHLLMVQHQTRVQRACHLLTYLRVNILIGLLVVGAISAIFWATKYSQDNKEESLFLLLQYLPPGVIALVNFLGPLLFVFLVQLENYPPNTEVNLTLIWCVVLKLASLGMFCFSLGQTVLCIGRNKTSCESYGYNACDYQCWEDSVGEELYKLSIFNFLLMVAFTFLVSLPRRLLVERFSGRFWAWLDREEFLLPKNVLDIVEGQTVTWMGLFYCPLLPLLNSIFIFLTFYIKKYTLLRNSRASPRPFRASSSIFFFQLVLILGLLLAAAPLGYVVSSIRSSWDCGLFTNYSAPWQVVPELVALRLPPPSQRILHYLGSHAFSFPLLILLSLVLTVCVSQSQASARAIRGLRKQLVWQVQEKWHLVDDLSRLLPEPGSGDSLGPESPHSRGSRPRSLCPGFPCPGSPGPRHPRPEPSLEDPAGLRGVPVPARRCRFPSGSEL
- the TMC8 gene encoding transmembrane channel-like protein 8 isoform X5, yielding MPATCLLGAKTVRLTQQPPHIPSQEGERYNPNFNPITEMLRQWSVQAPGEPEPEPTGEELWEQEMERLCSSQEPVRVLPYAMVDKRFIRQLREPEGVKTSCWQQWHHRQQTARRRLGEAARRLARGCGLWEGALYEIGGLFGTGIQSYFTFLRFLLLLNLLTLLLTTSFVLLPLTWLRPPDRGPALNFTFQCPGGHQPQTGVPKFNNLLWNVLTSRAFNNTFLFYGAYRAGPESSSVYSIRLAYFLSPLACLLLCFCGILQRMVKGLPQKMFLGQDYRSPLSAKVFSSWDFRIQGQEAATIKKHEISHEFKVELEEGRHLLMVQHQTRVQRACHLLTYLRVNILIGLLVVGAISAIFWATKYSQDNKEESLFLLLQYLPPGVIALVNFLGPLLFVFLVQLENYPPNTEVNLTLIWCVVLKLASLGMFCFSLGQTVLCIGRNKTSCCWWSGSRAGSGPGWTGRSSCCPRTCWTSWRDRRSPGWASSTAPCCPCSTASSSSSPSTSRSWCSSWACSWPLRPWAMWSAASAPPGTVASSPTTQPPGRWSQSWWPSGSHPLASASCTTWAPTPSASPSSSCSALS
- the TMC8 gene encoding transmembrane channel-like protein 8 isoform X3, with protein sequence MLRQWSVQAPGEPEPEPTGEELWEQEMERLCSSQEPVRVLPYAMVDKRFIRQLREPEGVKTSCWQQWHHRQQTARRRLGEAARRLARGCGLWEGALYEIGGLFGTGIQSYFTFLRFLLLLNLLTLLLTTSFVLLPLTWLRPPDRGPALNFTFQCPGGHQPQTGVPKFNNLLWNVLTSRAFNNTFLFYGAYRAGPESSSVYSIRLAYFLSPLACLLLCFCGILQRMVKGLPQKMFLGQDYRSPLSAKVFSSWDFRIQGQEAATIKKHEISHEFKVELEEGRHLLMVQHQTRVQRACHLLTYLRVNILIGLLVVGAISAIFWATKYSQDNKEESLFLLLQYLPPGVIALVNFLGPLLFVFLVQLENYPPNTEVNLTLIWCVVLKLASLGMFCFSLGQTVLCIGRNKTSCESYGYNACDYQCWEDSVGEELYKLSIFNFLLMVAFTFLVSLPRRLLVERFSGRFWAWLDREEFLLPKNVLDIVEGQTVTWMGLFYCPLLPLLNSIFIFLTFYIKKYTLLRNSRASPRPFRASSSIFFFQLVLILGLLLAAAPLGYVVSSIRSSWDCGLFTNYSAPWQVVPELVALRLPPPSQRILHYLGSHAFSFPLLILLSLVLTVCVSQSQASARAIRGLRKQLVWQVQEKWHLVDDLSRLLPEPGSGDSLGPESPHSRGSRPRSLCPGFPCPGSPGPRHPRPEPSLEDPAGLRGVPVPARRCRFPSGSEL